The genomic interval TAAAAACTCAATTTTAACAGACAGCGAAATTGCAGAAGGTTTAATTTTAACTTGTCAGGCACATCCAACATCTGAAACTATTTATGTTGATTACGACGACGTATAATCGTTAAATTTTAAAATATAAAATTCCAAATTCCAACTATACAATTGGGATTTGGAATTTTTTTTTTGTTTAATTGCGTTATTTCTAATCTTTGTCAAAGTTTAAAACTTTGACAAAGATCTGGCTTGGTCCCGAGGTCTCGGGATGGCATTTAAAAATTGAAATTTAATTGAATATGAAATCTGTACGAGAAATTTTTAGAAACAAAGAATATCTTCTGGATGAACCTGAAGTTATGAAACTGGTTGATTACTGTGAAGAACTTCAGGATGAAATTGTTGAACTTAAATTTCAAAAAACCGACAATAAAGAACTTGCTTTGCTCGACATGATTAAAGAAGTTATAAAAGGATGTGACGCCATTGAAAGAGAACAAATGGAGCATGAACGCTACGGTTATGACGCACCAAATTACCAAGAAACCATTTCAAATCTAAAAAGTTATATATACCGTCGCTGCCGTGATGAAAAGATTTGGCTCTAATTGAAATAAAAGCAAAATTTTGTCGAAATATTGCTGATTTTTCATTAAATTAGAGGTGTAATTATGGTAATCTCAATCTCGTAATCTGAGAATTTGTAGAGCTAAATCAAATTTGTCAAACATTTAAACATTAAATATCATGACAGCTCACGTACAACACTTTCACCTATATCTATTTATTATGCTGGCTGTAACTGCTTCGCTATGCGTTCTGGCAGTTATCATAAAAATGAAAAACAGAAAAGGCCCTAAGTTGCTTGAAAGGGAAAAATACAACTCGACTCTAACCGATAAAATGGTAGAAGTAAAAGATACCGATTCGAATATCTTTAATATTTGGCCTTATGTAAGTAAACTTAAATCGGCTAAAGTTCTATCTAAAAAAGTTAAAGACAATGACTTAGTTTACAAGATTTACAGAGATTCAACAGAAAAGTTTGAACATATTCTATTATCAACCGAAGACAAAAACAACTTTGTTACGATTATAGTTAACAAAAAAAGAAAAAAAACAATAGGATATTCTATTCTCGATTCTGATGAAAAATATGAATTAAGAAGCAATATTGCTTAAAGATTATTATCGGGAATAACCTCAGTAAAATATTTATAGAATACAATAAAACAAAAGAAAAAAGCTCCAGCGGACGGCAAAAATATATCGCTCCGCTGGAGCTTTAATATTGTAGATGTTATTCTTTGCTATAAATATTTCGCTTCTCCGAAGCTTAGAAAAACTATTGTTTTTAGCTTTTTAATCTTTTATTAAAGCTGTTCAACAACTTTGTCAAAAACCTGTTGTGGCAAAATAGTTCTCATCGCATCTTCATAACCTTCCACAACTTTATTTCCATAAACCGAAGTTGGTAATTTTGGATATTGATTTCTATCTGAAGTCAATGCGTTTTCTAACGTTTGATTGAAAGGTAAAAATCCTGCGTATGGATGCGTTGCGCCCCAAAGCGTAACTACTTTTACTCCAAGCATTGCTGCAATATGTGCATTTCCAGAATCCATAGAAAGCATTACGTCTAGATTGCTAATTAATTGCAATTCTTGCTGAAACTTAATTTTTCCAGCCATATTAATGACATTTTCAAATGGTTCTGAAACTGAATCTAAAATTTCTATTTCTTTTTTTCCTCCGCCAAAAAGTAAAATTTTATATGAAGAATTCTCAGCCAATTTTGCGATTACTCCTTTCATTAAATCTAAAGGATAAACCTTCGAATCGTATTGAGCAAAAGGCGCAATTCCGATCAATTTTTGATTTTCATTTCCTATAATTTCAAGAATTTCAGAACTTAAAACTGCTTTTTCTGGAAAAATCGGATTCGACAAATTTAAAGGAAAACCAAGTTGTTTAAATACTTTTGCGTGTCTTTCGAACATTGTTGGCAATTGCGCAAAAATCTTATTTTCTGCTCTTGTCAGTTCTTTTTTTCCTTCTCTTCCTTTATCAACAGTTGCTCTTTTTTTTCCGCTTAAAGCGAAAAGCAAACTCACAACCTTAGATCTTAAAACATTATGAAGATCTGCAAAAGCATCGATTTTCAATTTTTTTACATCTTTATATAAACGTAAAAGTCCTGGAAATCCTTTATGTCTTTCTTTTTCATCAAAAGCAAAAAACTCTAGATTCGAAATTCCATCAAAAAAAGGTTTGAAAAATGGGCGTGAAATAACGGTCAGTTTTACCGTCGGATATTGTTTTACAAAAGCTCGTAAAACAGGAACCGTCATGGCGACATCTCCCATTGCGGATAGTCTCATGACGGCTATATGTTTGATTTTGTTGTTGGACAACTCTGCCAAATTATTTTTTATTTTGATATAAAACTGGGTTCAATTCGTCGTCATTGTACATTTTCATTTGTTTGTACACTTTCATGAATTTATCTCCATTTTCAATATCTGTCAATAATTCTTCAATTGCTGTAGATAAATCTGTTCTTTGTTCTAAAAGTACATTTAATTTTTCTTGACATTTATCTCTGTGCTCTTGAGAAGCTTCTGGACGAGTTGCTTCTTCGTGCATATGATAAATTTTTAATGCCAAAATAGACAATCTGTCAAATGCCCAAGCTGGACTTTCAGAATTGATTTTTGCTCCATCTTTAGCTTTTATGTTGCTATATTTTTGCAAAAAGTAGCTGTCGATATATTCTACCATATCTGTACGCTCTTGATTTGATGCATCAATTCTTCTTTTTAAAGTTAAGGCAGCAACTGGATCAATTTGCGGATCACGGATAATATCCTCAAAATGCCATTGAACGGTATCAATCCAATTTTTTAGATATAACAAATGCTCGAACTTATCTTTTGGATAAGGATTATTAATCGGCTGGTCAACATTATCAAATTGATGATAATCTTTGATACTTTGCTCGAAAACAGAATATGCTAATTTTGAAAACATGTATTTATTTTTTTAGAGTTACAAAGATACTTTTTATACTTTTATGCTGCGAAAAAAAGCAATTATTTTTCCTTTTCTTAGCTTTAATCATTAATAAATTAATATTTCATCATGAAAATTCATTATATATCTGAAAAAAATAGCGTTTTAAATCATTTCCTAGGGCAAATTAGAAATGTCGATGTTCAAAATGATAGCATGCGTTTTAGAAGAAATATTGAACGCATTGGAGAAATTATGGCTTATGAACTGAGCAAAATTTTACCTTACAAAGAGGTTGAAATTCAAACTCCGCTTGGCATCAAAAAAACAACACAAATTGAAACAGATTTGGTTTTATGTCCGATCTTAAGAGCTGGTTTACCGCTACATAATGGTTTTCTAAATTACTTTGATCATGCCGAAAATAGCTTTGTTTCTGCTTGCAGATTTCACCCTAATAATGATGATGAATTTGAAATTTTAGTAGAATATCAAGCGATTTCAAATTTAAATAACAAAACAGTTTTACTTCTAGATCCAATGTTGGCAACTGGACAATCTATTGTCGCTGTTCATAAAAAGTTAATGGAAAACGCTACTCCAACAGAATTTCATATTGTTGTGGTTATTGCTGCTCCAGAAGGTGTAGCGCATTTAGAAGAACATCTTCCAGAAAATTGCCATTTGTGGGTTGCTTCTTTGGATGAAAAACTAAACGAGAAAAATTACATTGTTCCTGGACTTGGCGACGCTGGTGACTTGGCTTACGGAAGTAAATTATAATTGCGAGAAAAAAGTAAACAAACTGCACACTATCAGTACATAATATACAATTTCGTTATTCAATTTTTGCTGCATATATTCAACATGGCTAGCCGCCATAATAGTTAAAGGCGCAATGCTAAATAACAATAAATCATTGCTTTTGTTTGGCGAAATAATGAAAACCAAGACAGCGATAAAAAAATATGCTACCACTTTTTTGTATGATGAATGAACAATCTGCGGTCTATTTGATAAAGTCATCAACATAGAAGTTACAAAAAACAAAGCAACTGCCGTGTATATGGAAAGTGCTGCGTTTTCGTAATTATTTTTGAAATAATCAATCTTAAAATCGATTACGGCTCTTTCGTTAAAAAAAGCTACGACATCAATATTGAAAATTAATGAAGTCATATAAAATAAAATTGCCACAGCCAAAAATGCAATAAATGGCAAAACCCAGTTTCTATAATCGCGTGAAACGTGAAAAATAATGGATATATAAACCAATATTAAGAATAAAATACTCCAAAATTGAAATAAAGAAGCTACAAAAACCCAAAATGCAGCATCAAATATTTTTTCTTTTGACGCTTTTAAAGATTGCAATGAAACTAATCTTCGAAGTGCCAGTAAAATAAAGAAATTGGCATAAATAACATTTGGATTGTTAAATATTGTCGGGAAAAATAAAAGAAATAATAAATAGAAAAGTATCGCGTAACCATTGTCTTTACTGAGTCCGTTCTTTTTTACGATAAAATTAATCATAAAAAAAGAAGCCAAAATAAAGCATAATAAACTCACTTTTTGAAATGCCAAAAAATAAGAACTTACCCAAGAAGGATCTTTAATTTGGAACATAAAAAAGAAAACCAGTATCAAAATTACAACCAACGAATAATTTAATGGCGTAGATTTTTTAAAAACACTTGTTATCATAAGGATATTTTATACTTTTGTGGTTGTAAAGATAATACTTGTTTAAAAGGAAAAACCTAACAAGTTGAAAAAAGATTTGGTTAGCCGAATTTTATCTTCAAAGCATTACACAACAATAAATAACATATAATTTTTTAAATTATGAAAGCTTTTTTCGAAGGAATTCAATACTTATTCGTTAACATTTTGTTTGCTCCTCTTGACTTTTTACGTCGTTTGGAATTAATTACATGGTTTGGTGCAAACACTATTAACTGGATTTTCATAATCATCTGCTCTGCTGCAATCGTTTATTGGATCAAACAATTACGTATTTTTGATGATGCTGGAACAGAAAACCAAGATACAACAGCTCATTCATTTTTAAAATAAAAACCAAACCCTTAATTAAAAGGGTTGGTCATTTTTATTTTTAAATTAAATCGAAACCGATATCTTTTCTAAAATACATCTTATCAAAGCTTAGTTTATCTATGTTTTGGTAAGATTTTTTTATGGCCTCTTGGAAATTATCTCCATAAGATGTTACCGCAATTACACGCCCTCCATTTGTAACGACATTTCCGTTATCTAATTTTGTTCCTGCATGAAAAACAATTGAATCTGTAATATTTTCTAATCCAGAAATTACTTTTCCTTTTTCAAAATCTTCAGGATATCCGCCAGAAACAACCATTACAGTCGTTGCGCTTCTTGGATCAACTTCTAAATTAAATTCTCCTAATTTTTGATCTGCAACAGACAAAAACAATTCAACTAAATCTGATTTTAATCTCGGAACCACAACTTCAGTTTCAGGATCTCCCATTCTTACGTTGTATTCAATTACGATTGGTTCGTTTTTCACGTTGATTAAACCAATAAATACAAAACCTTTATATTCGATTCCGTCTTTTTGG from Flavobacterium sp. YJ01 carries:
- the upp gene encoding uracil phosphoribosyltransferase; this translates as MKIHYISEKNSVLNHFLGQIRNVDVQNDSMRFRRNIERIGEIMAYELSKILPYKEVEIQTPLGIKKTTQIETDLVLCPILRAGLPLHNGFLNYFDHAENSFVSACRFHPNNDDEFEILVEYQAISNLNNKTVLLLDPMLATGQSIVAVHKKLMENATPTEFHIVVVIAAPEGVAHLEEHLPENCHLWVASLDEKLNEKNYIVPGLGDAGDLAYGSKL
- a CDS encoding uracil phosphoribosyltransferase produces the protein MKAFFEGIQYLFVNILFAPLDFLRRLELITWFGANTINWIFIIICSAAIVYWIKQLRIFDDAGTENQDTTAHSFLK
- a CDS encoding glycosyltransferase family 9 protein, yielding MRLSAMGDVAMTVPVLRAFVKQYPTVKLTVISRPFFKPFFDGISNLEFFAFDEKERHKGFPGLLRLYKDVKKLKIDAFADLHNVLRSKVVSLLFALSGKKRATVDKGREGKKELTRAENKIFAQLPTMFERHAKVFKQLGFPLNLSNPIFPEKAVLSSEILEIIGNENQKLIGIAPFAQYDSKVYPLDLMKGVIAKLAENSSYKILLFGGGKKEIEILDSVSEPFENVINMAGKIKFQQELQLISNLDVMLSMDSGNAHIAAMLGVKVVTLWGATHPYAGFLPFNQTLENALTSDRNQYPKLPTSVYGNKVVEGYEDAMRTILPQQVFDKVVEQL
- a CDS encoding DUF6427 family protein, with protein sequence MITSVFKKSTPLNYSLVVILILVFFFMFQIKDPSWVSSYFLAFQKVSLLCFILASFFMINFIVKKNGLSKDNGYAILFYLLFLLFFPTIFNNPNVIYANFFILLALRRLVSLQSLKASKEKIFDAAFWVFVASLFQFWSILFLILVYISIIFHVSRDYRNWVLPFIAFLAVAILFYMTSLIFNIDVVAFFNERAVIDFKIDYFKNNYENAALSIYTAVALFFVTSMLMTLSNRPQIVHSSYKKVVAYFFIAVLVFIISPNKSNDLLLFSIAPLTIMAASHVEYMQQKLNNEIVYYVLIVCSLFTFFSQL
- a CDS encoding DUF4254 domain-containing protein, which translates into the protein MFSKLAYSVFEQSIKDYHQFDNVDQPINNPYPKDKFEHLLYLKNWIDTVQWHFEDIIRDPQIDPVAALTLKRRIDASNQERTDMVEYIDSYFLQKYSNIKAKDGAKINSESPAWAFDRLSILALKIYHMHEEATRPEASQEHRDKCQEKLNVLLEQRTDLSTAIEELLTDIENGDKFMKVYKQMKMYNDDELNPVLYQNKK